GAGATCGACGGCATCGGCAACATCCTCGGCACCAGCACGAAGTCAGGGCCAAAGCTGCTGGCGGGATCGCATCTCGAAAGCCAGAACCATGCGGGCTGGCTCGATGGACCGCTTGGCGTGGTCTATGCGCTCGAAGCCGCCCGCGTCATCAATCGCGATCCGAATACAAGCGGCGCGGTCGAAGTGGCGTCCTGGTGCGACGAGGAAGGGCATTTCGGACACTTCCTCGGCAGCCGCTCCTATGTCGGCGGCGTCACTGAAGCCGATATCGACGCGGCGCGCGACCGCAACAACGACAGGAGCATGCGCGACGCGCTGCGCGACGCCGGCCTCGCCGGCCGCGCCCGCGCGCAGTGCGAACGCGGTCGGCATATCGGATATCTCGAAGCCCATATCGAACAGGGCGAGACGCTGGAGAGCAGCGGCCTCAAGATTGGGGTCGTCACGTCCATCGTCGGGATCTGGCAATACCGCATCACGTTTGCGGGCGAACAAAATCACGCCGGCACCACGCGGATGGCCATCCGAAAGGACGCAGGCCTCGCACTCGCCAGATTTTGCGTCGATATCGACGAGCGCTTCCCGGCGGCCTGCAGCCCACGCACGGTGTGGACCACCGGCCGTATCACCCTCGATCCCGGCGCGCCGAGCATCATCCCCGGCGCGGCGGAAATGCTGTTCCAGATTCGCGACGACGATCCGGCCGTGATTGCGCGGCTGGAGGATCTGCTGCGCACCATGGCCGCAGAAGTCGACAAACAGGGTCGCTGCAGCGTCGCGGTGGAGCGCATTCGCACCGGTGCGCCCGCGCTGATGGATGTCGTCTTCCAGCAGGCCATCGAACAAGCCAGCGCAGCCTTTGCCGGCGGCAAGTCACTGCGCATGCCGAGCGGCGCCGGTCACGACGCCCAGATTCTCGCGACCGTGATGCCGGCCGGCATGCTGTTCGTGCCCTCGATCGGCGGCATCTCTCACCACTGGACCGAGAACACCGCTGACGCCGACATCGTCATGGGGGCCGAGGTCTTTGTCGAAGCGTGCCGGCGACTTTTGGCGAGGTGAGACCGAAGGACGACATGGCTGCTGGCACCAAGCCGACCTATTCGATCCGGGATATTCCACCGGGCGTATGGATCCTTGGTTTCGTCTCGATGCTGATGGACGTCTCGTCGGAGATGATCCACGCGCTGCTGCCGATCTACCTGGTTTCGGTGCTGGGCGCATCGATGGTGACGGTCGGTGTCATCGAAGGCATCGCCGAAGCGACCGCCTCCATCACAAAAATATTCTCCGGCGCGCTCTCGGACTGGCTCGGCAAGCGCAAATGGCTCGCCGCCGCCGGCTACGGTCTCGCGGCTTTCACCAAGCCGGTGTTTCCTCTCGCGCCAACCATCGACTGGCTGGTGGCGGCGCGTTTCGTCGACCGGATCGGCAAGGGGATTCGCGGCGCTCCTCGCGATGCGCTGGTGGCGGACCTCTCGCCGCCCGATCTGCGCGGCGCGAGTTTTGGCCTGCGCCAATCGCTCGATACGATCGGCGCCTTCATGGGCCCCCTGCTCGCCATTGCCCTGATGTGGTGGACCGCAGACAACTTCAAGGCCGTGTTCTGGTTTGCCGTGATTCCTGCCTTCCTGGCGCTGGCGCTGATCGTCTTCGCCGTGCGGGAGCCGGACCGGCCGAGCGAGTTGCGTACCGTGCGCAATCCGGTCAGCCTGGCGGAAATCAAAAACCTCGGGCCGGCCTTTTGGTGGGTGGTGGCGGTGGCAAGCGTGTTCACGCTGGCGCGTTTCAGCGAGGCGTTCCTCATTCTGCGCGCGCAGAGCGTCGGGCTTCCGATCACGCTGGTGCCGATCGTGCTGGTGGCGATGAATGTGGTCTATGCCGTCGCGGCTTATCCCGCTGGCGTCATGTCGGATCGGATGAGCCGCACGGCCGTGCTGGCGACCGGCATTCTGGTGCTGGTTGCCGCTGACATCGTTTTGGCGCTGCTGCCGTCGGTCGGCGGCGTTGCACTCGGCGTCGTGCTCTGGGGCCTGCATATGGGGCTGACGCAAGGATTGCTGGCCGCCCTCGTTGCCGATACCGCGCCGGCCGAGCTTCGCGGCACGGCCTACGGATTCTTCAACCTGCTCGCCGGTCTGGCAATGCTCGCCGCCAGCATCATTGCAGGCGCGCTCTGGGACATCACCGGGCCGCAGGGAACGTTCCTGGCCGGCGCCGGCTTCGCGCTGGTCGCGCTGGCGGGTTTGCTGATGGTCCATGGCAAGATCGGCAGCGGACCGGCCAGCCCGACGCCGGATTGAACAGCCGGCAAGCGCGCTGCCCGCCTCCACCATCAGTGAAAGGCCGTTGGCGAGCCGCCACTCCACGCCGGACGGCGACGACACCAGATTCCGCCAGGGGCCCCGCACCGAATACGGGTACGCGCCCGATGTGTCCGGGAGCCCGGAATTTCAGACCCGCTTGGCGACAAGGAGTCGCGTAAGACTTTCTTGCAAACGGCTGACCTTGCGGCCATTTTCGTAGGCGAGGTAAAGTTCCCCCATGTTGCTGCTGCAGGCCCTCCCCACATCGATCGGCGTTGCCGCCATTGCGCCGGCATTGCTGGTGCTCTGGCTCGTCGTTGCCGCCGACGAGCGCCCCGGCCCGCCCGCGCGGGTATGGCTCGCTTTCCTGCTCGGAGCCGCCAGCATTTCTCTATTGGGAATTGCACGCGCCCCGTTTGCCGCGATCCTTGCGGTGCCGGGAAATCCCTGGATGACGCAGGGCCTGCGTTCGGTCTTCGGCGTCGCCGCGCCCGAAGAGATCGTGAAGGTTCTCGTGATCATCGCCGTGTCGGTGCGGCGGCGTACGTTCGCGGACCCGATGGATACCGTGGTCTACGGCGCGGCCGCGGGCCTCGGCTTCGCGGCTTACGAAAACCTCGCTTATCTCGTGCAGCACTCCGACATGTGGCGATCGCTCGCCGCCTTGCGCAGCGTGCTGACGGTGCCGTTTCATGGCGCGCTTGGCATTATCGCGGGCGCCTATATCGCGATCGCGCGCGCCGGAACGGCGCTGGGCGCGCATCGGCATCATCGCGACTGGGCCCGTATCTCGAGCTGGTGTCTGGCGCTGTTCGCACCGGTCGCGTTGCACGCCGCATTCGATTTTCCGCTGCTGACATTGCAGAAACATCCCGATCTCGGCCCCACCACGCGAATGCTGCTCGGGGCGGCGAGCCTGCTGATCGGATTCAGCTCGATCGGATTTGCCATACGGCTGGTGCGGCGCGTCGGCCGGCATCATGCGCCGCGCACCGAGATCGCGCGTGAGCGGCTAAGCCAGCTGCGGCGGATGTGGGCGTTGCTGGTTGCCGGCGGCGGCGCGGGCTTTGCCGGCGTGGCCTTCCTGGTGACCTCGCTCCACCACTGGTTCGTCAACCCCGACCGCAACGTTTCGCTGCTGCTGATCCCGCTCGGCCTCACCTCGATCCTGATCGGCCTTGCACTGCTGATAGCCACCACCGCCATCTATATTTTCGGCCGGAACCGTATCCGAACCAGTTCGGAAGGCTTTTCGTCCGCGCCCGGCCCCGGCTGAACGTCATCCTTCCGTCGTTGATCTTGCGCAAAAAGCCCGGAGAACAAATTTTACCGGCAGAGAGCGCACGGGCTATATTGGTCAATCAGCGCGGCAGGCATCGGGAGTTTCCAATGACCCTTCCCCAAGATCTTCCCCCGGACATCGGCAAACTGCAGTCCGAAATGAACGCCAGGGTGAAGGCGCATTGGAAGGCCTTCCTGTTCGAGGGCATCGTGCTCGCTTTGCTCGGCCTTGCTGCGATGATCGTGCCACCGCTGGCAAGCCTCGCCGTCACCATCTTCCTCGGCTGGATGTTCCTGATCAGCGGCATTGCCGGGCTGTTCGTCACCTACTGGGCGCGGCAGATGCCGGGCTTCTGGTGGTCGCTGTTTTCGGCGGCGCTGGCCGTTCTGGCTGGCGGCATCCTGCTCGCAAAGCCCGAGCAGGGCACCCTCACGCTCACCGTCGTGGTTGGCGCGTATTTTCTGGCCGAAGGCGTCGTCACCATCATGTACGCGCTGGAGCACCGCCGCGAATTGTCGGAGCGCTGGTCCTGGCTGCTGATCTCGGGAGTGATGGACCTCCTGATCGCCTTCATCATCGTCGCAGGCCTGCCGGATTCGGCGCAATGGGCGATCGGCCTCCTGGTCGGGATCAACCTCGTGCTTGGCGGCGCATCGATGGTCGGCATGGCGCTCGCCGCGCGCAAATCCTGAGCCCGCCGATTAGAGAGCGTTTTCCAGCGAAGTGGAGACCGGTTCGCGCCAAGAAAACGCGTCAAAACAGAAACCTAGAGCCCCGTTCCGATTCAATCGGAACGGAAAAGGCTCTAGGGGGTGACAAGCCCGGACCGGTGCGCTATAGAGCCGGCCATGATCATGATCGCCGCCAGCAACTTTTGGTATTTTAGCTTCGACAGCTCGCTGGCGGTGGGAGGATCGCGCTCAATCTGACGAATTGAAGCCAAGAAGTCCGAACAGCCGCCAAACCTGGCGGCTTTTTTTATTGGCCGGCAGGTTCCCAACAAACAGGAGCCATAGCCGTGTTGAGCACCACCGACGATCTTCGAATTAGCGAACTGAAAGAGCTGAGTACGCCGCAGGAGGTGATGCGTGAGATCCCGCGCACCTTGACCGCGACACGCGTGGTGATGGCGGCGCGCAACGCCATCCACGCCATCCTGAACGGCACCGACGACCGCCTGCTGGTCGTGGTCGGCCCCTGCTCGGTCCACGATCCCGTCGCGGCCGTGGAATACGCCGAACGCCTCGCTGCCTTGCGGGAAAAACTTGCCGACCGCCTCGAGATCGTGATGCGGGTCTATTTCGAGAAGCCGCGCACCACGGTGGGATGGAAGGGGCTGATCAACGATCCCAATCTCGACGGCTCTTTCGATATCAACAGGGGCCTGCGGCTGGCGCGCAACGTGCTGTCGGCGGTGAACAATCTCGGCCTGCCGGCGGGAACGGAATTCCTCGACATGACGACGCCGCAATACATTGCCGACCTGATGGCGTGGGCGGCGATCGGCGCGCGCACGACCGAGAGCCAGATCCACCGCGAGCTGGCTTCCGGGCTGTCGTGCCCGGTCGGTTTCAAGAACGGCACCGACGGCAATGTCCGCATCGCGGCCGACGCCGTAAAATCGGCCTCGCATCCCCACCATTTCATGGCGGTGACCAAGGGCGGGCGCTCGGCGATTGCGGCAACCACCGGCAACGAGGACTGCCACATCATCCTGCGTGGCGGTCACCAGCCGAACTACGACCGGGAAAGCGTCGATGCCGCGTGCCTCGAACTTGTCCGTGCCGGCGTGGCGCCGCGGCTCATGATCGACACCAGCCACGCCAACAGCAACAAGAAGCCGGAGAACCAGCCGCTTGCCGTGGCCGACATCGCGCAGCAGATCTCGAAAGGCGAGCAGCGCATCACCGGCGTCATGATCGAGAGCAATCTGGTGGCCGGCCGCCAGGACGTGGTGCCGGGCAAGCCGCTGACCTACGGGCAGAGCATCACCGACGGCTGCATCGACTGGGAGACGACGGTGTCCGCACTGAATGTGCTGGCCGATGCGGTGGAGACGCGGAGGAACGCGCAATCGCGCAAGTTGCGTGAGGAGCGTTCGGCCTAGCCGCCCGGGCCGGATGACGGCGGAGCAGGGCACGCAGTCGGCGCGCCCTGCTCCCGTTGATCGAAGC
This portion of the Bradyrhizobium sp. AZCC 2262 genome encodes:
- a CDS encoding Zn-dependent hydrolase; this encodes MADNLLRADGARVLSDLHALRAIGAYKTGVHKPTFSEPHLGSLTWLVQRLPEAGLTGEIDGIGNILGTSTKSGPKLLAGSHLESQNHAGWLDGPLGVVYALEAARVINRDPNTSGAVEVASWCDEEGHFGHFLGSRSYVGGVTEADIDAARDRNNDRSMRDALRDAGLAGRARAQCERGRHIGYLEAHIEQGETLESSGLKIGVVTSIVGIWQYRITFAGEQNHAGTTRMAIRKDAGLALARFCVDIDERFPAACSPRTVWTTGRITLDPGAPSIIPGAAEMLFQIRDDDPAVIARLEDLLRTMAAEVDKQGRCSVAVERIRTGAPALMDVVFQQAIEQASAAFAGGKSLRMPSGAGHDAQILATVMPAGMLFVPSIGGISHHWTENTADADIVMGAEVFVEACRRLLAR
- a CDS encoding MFS transporter, which produces MAAGTKPTYSIRDIPPGVWILGFVSMLMDVSSEMIHALLPIYLVSVLGASMVTVGVIEGIAEATASITKIFSGALSDWLGKRKWLAAAGYGLAAFTKPVFPLAPTIDWLVAARFVDRIGKGIRGAPRDALVADLSPPDLRGASFGLRQSLDTIGAFMGPLLAIALMWWTADNFKAVFWFAVIPAFLALALIVFAVREPDRPSELRTVRNPVSLAEIKNLGPAFWWVVAVASVFTLARFSEAFLILRAQSVGLPITLVPIVLVAMNVVYAVAAYPAGVMSDRMSRTAVLATGILVLVAADIVLALLPSVGGVALGVVLWGLHMGLTQGLLAALVADTAPAELRGTAYGFFNLLAGLAMLAASIIAGALWDITGPQGTFLAGAGFALVALAGLLMVHGKIGSGPASPTPD
- a CDS encoding PrsW family glutamic-type intramembrane protease — translated: MLLLQALPTSIGVAAIAPALLVLWLVVAADERPGPPARVWLAFLLGAASISLLGIARAPFAAILAVPGNPWMTQGLRSVFGVAAPEEIVKVLVIIAVSVRRRTFADPMDTVVYGAAAGLGFAAYENLAYLVQHSDMWRSLAALRSVLTVPFHGALGIIAGAYIAIARAGTALGAHRHHRDWARISSWCLALFAPVALHAAFDFPLLTLQKHPDLGPTTRMLLGAASLLIGFSSIGFAIRLVRRVGRHHAPRTEIARERLSQLRRMWALLVAGGGAGFAGVAFLVTSLHHWFVNPDRNVSLLLIPLGLTSILIGLALLIATTAIYIFGRNRIRTSSEGFSSAPGPG
- a CDS encoding HdeD family acid-resistance protein, whose product is MTLPQDLPPDIGKLQSEMNARVKAHWKAFLFEGIVLALLGLAAMIVPPLASLAVTIFLGWMFLISGIAGLFVTYWARQMPGFWWSLFSAALAVLAGGILLAKPEQGTLTLTVVVGAYFLAEGVVTIMYALEHRRELSERWSWLLISGVMDLLIAFIIVAGLPDSAQWAIGLLVGINLVLGGASMVGMALAARKS
- a CDS encoding 3-deoxy-7-phosphoheptulonate synthase, with translation MLSTTDDLRISELKELSTPQEVMREIPRTLTATRVVMAARNAIHAILNGTDDRLLVVVGPCSVHDPVAAVEYAERLAALREKLADRLEIVMRVYFEKPRTTVGWKGLINDPNLDGSFDINRGLRLARNVLSAVNNLGLPAGTEFLDMTTPQYIADLMAWAAIGARTTESQIHRELASGLSCPVGFKNGTDGNVRIAADAVKSASHPHHFMAVTKGGRSAIAATTGNEDCHIILRGGHQPNYDRESVDAACLELVRAGVAPRLMIDTSHANSNKKPENQPLAVADIAQQISKGEQRITGVMIESNLVAGRQDVVPGKPLTYGQSITDGCIDWETTVSALNVLADAVETRRNAQSRKLREERSA